One segment of Gasterosteus aculeatus chromosome 3, fGasAcu3.hap1.1, whole genome shotgun sequence DNA contains the following:
- the LOC144405518 gene encoding uncharacterized protein LOC144405518 isoform X1, with product MDRYNEVKLQLKSWEQRFVKDHQRKPNKEDIDQAPEETRKLYKEYRGLKEAKENGSTDGASGRAEQSTSTAGIKTVQKERPLSLKKPVRPGRLPLNSVKDGQRGQSNSSVAAAGQIASCNPKSSPLTPRRLTSGLRSL from the exons ATGGATCGATACAACGAGGTGAAGCTTCAGCTGAAAAGCTGGGAGCAGAGGTTTGTTAAAGACCaccagaggaaaccaaacaaG GAGGACATTGACCAAGCTCCAGAGGAGACAAGAA AGCTGTATAAAGAATACCGCGGTTTGAAAGAAGCCAAAGAAAACGGCAGCACTGACGGAGCCAGCGGTCGAGCGGAGCAGAGCACATCTACAGCTGGGATCAAAACTGTCCAGAAG GAGAGACCTCTCTCACTGAAGAAACCTGTCCGTCCCGGTCGGCTGCCTCTAAACTCTGTGAAAGACGGACAACGTGGACAGTCAAACAGCTCTGTTGCTGCAGCTGGACAGATTGCTTCCTGTAACCCCAAATCCAGCCCTCTGACACCGAG AAGATTGACCAGTGGCCTGCGGTCCCTATAA
- the LOC144405518 gene encoding uncharacterized protein LOC144405518 isoform X2, producing MDRYNEVKLQLKSWEQRFVKDHQRKPNKEDIDQAPEETRKLYKEYRGLKEAKENGSTDGASGRAEQSTSTAGIKTVQKEADCWGSHLNRGSLLHLLPD from the exons ATGGATCGATACAACGAGGTGAAGCTTCAGCTGAAAAGCTGGGAGCAGAGGTTTGTTAAAGACCaccagaggaaaccaaacaaG GAGGACATTGACCAAGCTCCAGAGGAGACAAGAA AGCTGTATAAAGAATACCGCGGTTTGAAAGAAGCCAAAGAAAACGGCAGCACTGACGGAGCCAGCGGTCGAGCGGAGCAGAGCACATCTACAGCTGGGATCAAAACTGTCCAGAAG GAGGCCGACTGTTGGGGTTCCCATCTGAACCGCGGTTCACTTCTACATCTTCTCCCCGATTGA
- the LOC144405517 gene encoding ATP-dependent DNA helicase Q4-like — MYMQKFQLKGEPFGGGGGFFGRGRRGGFRGGISRQGDTCFKCGGTGHWSMDCKGPAPPTPVAEDQPAEEEPFELPTLEEVARATGTLQPRPHAASPSITEEQPHKETEVDSEHKDEVLLNVIRPEYERPAPPPPMEPLYPLTDDGKVQETPAEVYAALTEIGYQSFRPGQEEAIMRILSGLSTLVVLSTGMGKSLCYQLPAFLFAKRSKSIALVISPLVSLMDDQLSGLPDNLKAACIHSNMTMKQREAAIEKVKSGQVCVLLLSPEALVGGGGSGSGCLPSAQELPPVSFACIDEAHCVSEWSHNIRPCYLRLCKVLRERLGVQCLLGLTATATLSTAMDIARHLDITDQDGIAVRSAAVPPNLQLSVSMDREKDQALVSLLKGDRFGCLDSVIVYCTRRQETTRVAALLRTCLNGVLVKENKETNSGGQTLHNPLGQRKKDLARKKIRKPLKWQAESYHAGLSASERRCVQNNFMCGELRLVVATVAFGMGLDKSDVRGIILYNMPKSFESYVQEIGRAGRDGDPAHCHLFLDPEGGDLHELRRHIYADTVDYYTVKKLVQKVFPPCKCKQIHKKQQEQLELEKDIEDSELMEMMDACDQESSLYAHTQQHTVHTDTPALSTAQESSHTDAAGTSPEGRREDGGDQGEKKKEQTAEQKAAGSTRRTDVEAEEAAGWRRDQEEESSDWPRERVCHTHERAIPIQETVEALDITEEGVETLLCYLELHPQRFVELLHPTLSVCKVSCYGGPRQLQKITKICHPIAVVLARKRMAGERVETLDQLEFDVVEVADTMGWQLPLVKRGVRQLQLSSVGGRSGVHVEMSSLSFYFRSFGDLSDEEMDRVCQFLHNRVLNQERTQLYQLTACFKAFRSVAFKSAESCLEDLDESRSRQLKGLLSEYFDKRRDQGVALAAVDIEELDKYKLTDWENQIRADIRSFLSYRSDEKFSGRAVARILHGIASPCYPAQTYGRDRRYWRKYIQFDFNQLIRLSTEEIIRFK, encoded by the exons ATGTACATGCAGAAGTTCCAGCTGAAAGGCGAAccctttggtggaggcggaggttTTTTTGGCAGAGGACGGAGGGGTGGATTCAGAGGGGGGATCAGTCGACAGGGAGACACCTGTTTCAAGTGTGGAGGGACCGGACACTGGTCTATGGACTGCAAGGGACCAG CCCCTCCCACTCCTGTTGCCGAGGACCAGCCTGCCGAGGAGGAGCCGTTTGAACTGCCCACACTGGAAGAGGTTGCCAGGGCAACCGGCACGCTACAACCTCGGCCACACG CGGCGTCTCCCAGTATCACAGAGGAGCAGCCGCACAAAGAAACGGAGGTGGACAGTGAGCACAAAGACGAGGTGTTGCTGAATGTCATCCGTCCCGAATACGAGCGCCCCGCCCCTCCGCCACCGATGGAACCGCTTTATCCTCTTACAGACGATGGCAAAGTCCAGG AAACCCCCGCTGAGGTTTACGCAGCTCTGACAGAAATTGGCTATCAGTCCTTCAGACCGGGACAGGAGGAAGCCATCATGAGGATCCTGTCAG GTCTCTCTACCCTCGTAGTGTTGTCAACGGGGATGGGTAAATCGTTGTGCTATCAGCTCCCAGCCTTCCTGTTCGCTAAGAGATCGAAAAGCATCGCTTTGGTCATTTCACCTCTGGTCTCCCTCATGGACGACCAG ttgtctGGCCTTCCAGACAATCTGAAGGCGGCCTGCATCCACTCCAACATGACGAtgaaacagagagaagctgccaTAGAAAAG GTGAAGTcaggccaggtgtgtgtgttgctcctctCTCCAGAGGCCCTGGTTGGTGGAGGCGGTTCAGGTTCAGGCTGTCTGCCCTCGGCTCAGGAGCTCCCTCCTGTGTCCTTCGCCTGTATAGACGAAGCTCATTGTGTCTCTGAGTGGTCTCACAACATCAGACCGTGCTACCTCAGACTCTGTAAG GTCCTGAGGGAGCGGTTGGGAGTGCAGTGCTTGCTGGGACTCACGGCCACGGCCACACTGTCCACCGCTATGGACATCGCACGACACCTGGACATCACCGATCAAGACGGCATTGCGGTGCGATCCGCAGCTGTGCCTCCCAACCTGCAGCTGTCCGTGTCCATGGACAGAGAAAAAGATCAG GCTCTGGTGTCTTTGTTGAAGGGCGATCGTTTTGGTTGCCTGGACTCCGTCATCGTCTACTGCACCAGAAGACAGGAGACGACCCGTGTGGCGGCGCTGCTGCGGACCTGCCTGAACGGAGTGCtggtgaaagaaaacaaagaaaccaaCAGCGGCGGTCAGACGCTACACAACCCCTTAGGACAGAGGAAGAAAGATCTGG CGAGGAAGAAGATCCGTAAGCCGCTGAAGTGGCAGGCAGAGTCGTACCACGCCGGCTTGTCGGCGTCGGAGCGCCGTTGCGTCCAGAACAACTTCATGTGCGGGGAGCTACGGCTCGTGGTGGCCACCGTGGCGTTTGGCATGGGCCTCGATAAATCTGACGTCCGCGGCATCATCCTCTACAACATGCCTAAG AGTTTTGAGAGCTATGTCCAGGAGATCGGGAGGGCGGGAAGAGACGGAGATCCAGCACACTGTCACCTGTTCCTGGACCCTGAG GGTGGGGACCTCCATGAGCTCCGGCGCCACATCTATGCGGACACAGTGGACTACTACACAGTTAAGAAACTGGTCCAGAAAGTTTTCCCTCCGTGTAAATGTAAACAGATACACAAGAAACAGCAAGAACAACTTGAACTAGAAAAG GACATCGAAGATTCAGAgctgatggagatgatggacGCGTGTGATCAGGAGAGCAGCCTGTATGCTCACACTCAGcagcacacagtacacacagacactccggCACTCTCTACCGCGCAG GAGTCGTCGCACACCGATGCAGCGGGAACGTCCCCCGAGGGCCGGCGAGAGGATGGAGGTGACcaaggggagaagaagaaagaacagaCCGCTGAACAAAAAGCTGCCGGTTCCACGCGGCGCACGGACGTGGAGGCGGAAGAAGCTGCCGGTTGGCGAAGGGACCAGGAAGAGGAAAGCAGCGATTGGCCCAGAGAGCGGGTGTGTCACACGCACGAGAGAGCGATTCCCATTCAGGAAACCGTGGAGGCTCtggacatcacagaggaag GTGTAGAAACGCTGCTCTGCTACCTGGAGCTGCATCCCCAGCGCTTTGTCGAACTTCTCCACCCGACGCTTTCTGTGTGTAAAGTCAGCTGCTACGGTGGACCGAGACAGCtccagaaaatcacaaaaaT TTGCCACCCGATTGCCGTGGTGTTGGCCAGAAAGCGGATGGCAGGCGAGCGGGTGGAGACCCTGGATCAGCTGGAGTTCGATGTGGTCGAGGTGGCGGACACTATGGGGTGGCAGCTTCCTCTGGTGAAGAGAGGAGTCAGACAGCTGCAGTTGAGCAGTG TTGGCGGACGCAGCGGAGTCCACGTTGAAATGTCCTCCCTATCGTTCTACTTCCGGTCCTTTGGCGACCTCAGTGACGAGGAGATGGACAGAGTCTGTCAATTCCTCCATAATCGAGTGCTGAACCAagagagaacgcagctttaCCAGCTGActgcctgcttcaaggccttcAGGAG CGTCGCCTTCAAAAGTGCAGAGTCCTGTCTTGAAGATCTGGATGAGAGTCGCAGTCGCCAGCTGAAGGGCCTTCTCTCGGAGTACTTCGACAAGAGGCGAGACCAAGGTGTCGCGCTCGCAGCAGTGGACATCGAGGAGCTCGACAAATACAAG TTGACGGACTGGGAGAACCAGATCAGAGCGGACATCAGGAGTTTTCTCTCCTACCGAAGTGATGAGAAGTTTTCTGGGAGAGCTGTCGCTAGGATCTTGCACGGCATAG CCAGTCCTTGTTACCCAGCTCAAACCTACGGCAGGGACCGACGCTACTGGAGGAAGTACATCCAGTTCGACTTCAACCAGCTCATCCGACTGTCCACTGAGGAGATCATTCGCTTCAAGTGA